A single Bacillus sp. HMF5848 DNA region contains:
- a CDS encoding ABC transporter ATP-binding protein: protein MIATEEKQQFTNKEKTTPLLEVVDMKKHFPIKAGLFQKVVGHVKAVDGVNFTLNRGETLGIVGESGCGKSTAGRTIIRLYDPTEGSIFFKGQDISKMNESELRSTVRKNIQMIFQDPFASLNPRKTLRSIIREPLDTHNIGLKKERDEKVEQLLERVGLDRSFVNRYPHEFSGGQRQRIGIARALALNPEIIIADEAVSALDVSIQAQIINLMQDLQKEFGLAYMFISHDLSVVRHISDRVGVMYLGRMMELASKPELFAEPLHPYTQALLSAVPVPRKKGAVRRERIVLTGDLPSPANPPSGCVFHTRCPLATDICKQAVPEFREVKPEHFVACHLV from the coding sequence ATGATTGCAACAGAAGAAAAGCAACAATTTACAAATAAAGAAAAGACGACACCTTTGCTAGAAGTCGTTGATATGAAAAAACACTTTCCTATCAAAGCTGGTTTGTTCCAAAAAGTTGTAGGACATGTAAAAGCTGTTGATGGAGTGAATTTCACATTAAATAGAGGAGAAACACTTGGAATAGTTGGAGAGTCTGGCTGTGGAAAATCAACAGCTGGTAGAACGATCATTCGCTTATACGATCCAACCGAAGGGAGTATCTTTTTTAAAGGGCAAGATATTTCCAAAATGAATGAATCAGAACTGCGTTCTACAGTTAGAAAAAACATTCAAATGATTTTCCAAGATCCATTCGCATCATTAAATCCTCGGAAAACATTGCGTTCTATTATTCGTGAACCATTAGATACTCACAACATTGGTTTGAAAAAAGAGCGAGATGAAAAAGTAGAACAATTACTTGAAAGAGTTGGTCTTGATAGATCATTCGTAAATAGATATCCACATGAGTTCTCAGGTGGACAACGTCAACGTATTGGGATTGCAAGAGCATTAGCTTTGAATCCTGAAATTATTATCGCTGATGAGGCAGTTTCAGCACTTGACGTTTCTATTCAAGCGCAGATTATTAACTTAATGCAAGATTTACAAAAAGAATTTGGTTTAGCCTACATGTTTATCTCTCATGACTTGAGTGTTGTTCGACACATAAGTGATAGAGTAGGAGTTATGTATTTAGGAAGAATGATGGAGCTAGCTTCAAAGCCTGAGCTTTTTGCAGAGCCTCTTCATCCGTATACACAGGCTCTACTTTCTGCCGTACCTGTTCCTCGTAAAAAAGGAGCTGTACGACGAGAAAGAATCGTGTTAACAGGTGACTTACCAAGTCCGGCTAATCCACCAAGTGGCTGTGTATTCCATACACGTTGCCCGCTTGCAACGGATATATGTAAGCAAGCTGTACCTGAATTTAGAGAAGTAAAACCAGAACATTTCGTAGCGTGTCATCTTGTTTAA
- a CDS encoding peptide-binding protein, protein MKLRKATLLLLAMTLVMSLFLAACGGNNAEEPANGDTGTTNEDTTTNETTEPADEEPAGPTQGGDLIVGSTGEPTLFNPYYSTDTSSSDIEALVYDALVSSDENFNPTMALAESVDMSEDGLTYTVKIKQGVKFHDGEELNADDVVFSYGIPKSPDYVGERGSQFELVEAVNKIDDYTVEFKLSAPDITFLPIGLSYAILPEHILKDVPIGELGEHEFNKNPIGTGPFKFVEWVAGQYVKVERFDDYFQGAPYLDTITYKIIPDGNALIAQLQAGDIAFAQVPNSDISTVREWVDSKGLKIESGLSLAYTYLGYNQRNELFQDTRVRQALTMAVDRQAIVDNVLNGEGAIADVPESPISWAYNDDVKKWPYDPEQAKALLAEAGWADTDGDGILDKDGKKFSFTTKTNQGNKLREDIVVILQQQFKEIGIEMTPEIVEWSAFIEQISAPNWNYDALVLGWSLSTFPDQYDIFHSAQREEGLNFVWYSNTEADALMEKARSLLDTEEYKNTYGEIYKIIAEDQPYTFLYYPNDHYAMPANMKGYTFNAKNLFFDPHLWYLEQ, encoded by the coding sequence GTGAAATTAAGAAAAGCTACGTTACTTTTACTAGCAATGACGTTAGTAATGTCACTGTTCCTTGCAGCTTGTGGCGGAAACAATGCTGAAGAGCCAGCAAATGGTGACACAGGTACAACAAACGAAGACACAACAACAAATGAAACAACTGAGCCAGCAGATGAAGAGCCGGCTGGTCCAACTCAAGGTGGAGATTTAATCGTAGGATCTACTGGTGAACCTACATTATTCAACCCATACTATTCTACAGATACTTCAAGCTCTGATATTGAAGCTCTAGTATATGATGCATTAGTATCATCTGATGAGAACTTCAACCCAACAATGGCTTTAGCTGAAAGTGTAGACATGTCAGAAGACGGTTTAACTTATACAGTTAAAATTAAGCAAGGCGTTAAATTCCACGATGGTGAAGAATTAAACGCTGATGACGTTGTATTCTCTTATGGAATTCCTAAATCACCTGATTATGTTGGTGAGCGTGGATCTCAGTTCGAATTAGTTGAAGCTGTAAATAAAATTGATGACTACACAGTAGAATTCAAATTAAGTGCACCAGATATCACTTTCTTACCAATCGGCTTAAGCTACGCTATCTTACCTGAACATATCTTAAAAGATGTGCCAATCGGTGAGCTTGGTGAGCATGAATTCAACAAAAACCCAATTGGTACTGGTCCATTCAAGTTTGTTGAGTGGGTTGCTGGTCAATACGTAAAAGTTGAGCGTTTTGATGATTACTTCCAAGGCGCACCATACTTAGATACAATTACTTACAAAATTATCCCTGATGGAAATGCTTTAATTGCACAATTACAAGCTGGCGATATCGCTTTCGCACAAGTACCAAACTCTGATATTAGTACTGTTCGTGAGTGGGTAGATTCAAAAGGTCTTAAGATCGAATCTGGTTTATCACTTGCTTACACATATTTAGGATATAACCAAAGAAATGAGTTATTCCAAGATACTCGTGTACGTCAAGCTTTAACAATGGCTGTTGATCGTCAAGCAATCGTTGACAACGTATTAAACGGTGAAGGTGCAATCGCTGACGTACCTGAATCTCCAATTTCATGGGCTTACAATGATGATGTTAAAAAATGGCCATATGATCCAGAACAAGCAAAAGCATTACTTGCTGAAGCTGGCTGGGCTGACACTGATGGTGATGGAATCCTTGACAAAGATGGCAAGAAATTCTCATTCACTACAAAAACAAACCAAGGTAACAAGCTTCGTGAAGATATCGTTGTAATTTTACAACAACAATTTAAAGAAATCGGCATCGAAATGACTCCAGAAATCGTTGAGTGGAGCGCGTTCATCGAGCAAATCTCAGCACCTAACTGGAACTATGATGCGTTAGTATTAGGTTGGAGCTTATCAACATTCCCAGACCAATACGACATTTTCCACTCTGCACAACGTGAAGAAGGTCTAAACTTTGTTTGGTACTCTAACACAGAAGCTGATGCTTTAATGGAAAAAGCTCGTTCATTACTTGACACAGAAGAGTACAAAAATACTTATGGTGAAATCTACAAGATTATTGCTGAAGATCAACCATACACATTCTTGTACTATCCAAACGATCACTATGCAATGCCTGCTAACATGAAAGGTTACACTTTCAATGCTAAGAACCTGTTCTTTGATCCACACTTATGGTACCTAGAGCAGTAA
- a CDS encoding BMP family ABC transporter substrate-binding protein — protein MIKSYAIAVLLSLLVLSGCMGADSSIKLEKVGLLVPETINDQVWGTKGYKGMLRIQSSYSADVFYKEGMDSLSVVEQAVEDFSRKGVTLIFGHGSEYGDYFSKIAPEYPTIHFVFFNGDAMHDNITSLNFKSNAMGFFGGMVAGNMTKTNNVGVIAAYDWQPEVAGFREGALYENPNVNVHILYTDHWDNVDIAIEQLDELLNKDVDVVYPAGDGYNVPIIERLKKEGLYAIGFVSDQSDLGEATVLTSTVQHVDKLYELVASQYIAGALEPGNLYFDFQDSVISLGKFSPLVSEEYKEQLYNHIKVYKKTGMLPHETSGE, from the coding sequence ATGATTAAATCCTATGCTATAGCCGTTCTCCTAAGTTTACTCGTGTTGTCAGGTTGTATGGGAGCCGACTCAAGTATTAAGCTTGAAAAAGTTGGATTACTCGTACCGGAAACAATAAACGATCAAGTATGGGGGACTAAGGGCTATAAAGGAATGCTGAGGATACAATCAAGTTATTCTGCTGATGTTTTTTATAAGGAGGGAATGGATTCCCTTTCTGTTGTTGAACAAGCTGTTGAAGATTTTTCTCGAAAAGGAGTCACATTAATCTTTGGCCATGGATCCGAGTATGGGGATTACTTTAGCAAAATTGCTCCTGAGTACCCTACTATTCATTTTGTTTTTTTTAATGGAGATGCAATGCATGACAATATTACAAGCTTAAACTTCAAGTCAAACGCAATGGGGTTTTTCGGTGGTATGGTAGCAGGTAATATGACAAAAACAAATAACGTTGGCGTCATAGCAGCCTATGATTGGCAGCCAGAGGTTGCAGGCTTTCGTGAAGGTGCGCTTTATGAGAATCCTAATGTAAATGTTCATATTTTATACACTGACCATTGGGATAATGTTGATATAGCTATAGAACAGCTGGATGAATTGCTAAATAAAGATGTTGATGTCGTGTATCCTGCAGGTGATGGCTATAATGTACCTATTATTGAAAGGTTAAAAAAAGAAGGGTTATATGCCATCGGCTTTGTATCCGATCAATCAGATCTTGGAGAAGCAACTGTTTTAACGAGTACGGTTCAACATGTTGATAAATTGTACGAGCTTGTGGCAAGTCAATATATTGCAGGTGCCCTTGAACCTGGGAATTTATATTTCGATTTTCAAGATAGTGTTATATCACTTGGAAAGTTTAGTCCGTTAGTTTCAGAAGAATATAAGGAACAGTTGTACAACCATATTAAAGTATATAAAAAGACAGGTATGTTACCCCATGAAACCAGTGGTGAATAA
- a CDS encoding DUF2268 domain-containing protein → MTVIATDQWLDKYYFKPVKMCEKLEKYFEDASAEEIYEYLQAHGMYQPYKEGVKVLDYLQSKKAWTVITDHYNYLRKKWKGPEIPIFIFPCNTLNKKMSEEFNGKSGLAFPDKLFLFFSEKNIIEEMKSVLTHEYSHVIRLAKDRSDDLLHTIILEGLAEASVLEEHGEKFQAPWTKYYSEEEAQRYWRRFIQKNVYLNRFDRQHDRLLYGKGLLPRMLGYNIGFHMVKSSIEEKNCHVKDLLSLSNNEILRYSRFDLK, encoded by the coding sequence ATGACTGTAATTGCTACGGATCAATGGCTCGATAAGTATTATTTCAAGCCAGTAAAGATGTGTGAGAAGCTAGAAAAATATTTTGAGGATGCGAGTGCAGAGGAAATTTATGAGTACTTACAAGCTCATGGTATGTATCAACCATATAAAGAAGGGGTGAAGGTTTTAGATTATTTACAATCAAAAAAGGCTTGGACCGTCATTACAGACCATTACAATTATTTACGAAAAAAATGGAAAGGTCCTGAAATCCCCATATTTATCTTTCCATGCAATACATTAAATAAAAAAATGAGTGAGGAATTTAATGGGAAGTCGGGCTTAGCATTTCCAGACAAATTGTTTCTATTTTTTAGTGAAAAAAACATAATAGAAGAGATGAAGTCTGTTTTAACACACGAATACAGTCATGTTATAAGACTTGCTAAAGATAGATCGGATGACTTGCTTCACACAATCATCCTTGAAGGGTTAGCCGAAGCTTCTGTGTTAGAAGAACATGGCGAAAAATTCCAAGCTCCTTGGACTAAGTATTACAGTGAGGAAGAAGCACAAAGATATTGGCGTAGATTTATTCAAAAAAATGTATATTTAAATAGATTCGACAGGCAACATGATCGATTATTATATGGGAAAGGGTTACTTCCTAGAATGCTAGGTTATAATATTGGGTTTCACATGGTAAAAAGTAGTATAGAAGAAAAAAATTGTCATGTTAAAGACCTATTATCTTTGTCGAATAATGAAATTTTGAGATATTCTCGTTTTGATTTGAAATAA
- a CDS encoding beta-ketoacyl-ACP synthase III yields MNAGILGIAKYVPETVVTNVDLEKRMDTSDEWIRTRTGIEQRRIAEKSIDTSDMAYFAAKQAIENANLTAEDIDMILVATVTPDQPFPSVACMLQDKLGAKKVAAMDISAACAGFMYGMVTAKQFIETGTYKHVLVVGVEKLSKITDWNDRNTAVLFGDGAGAAVLGPVSGDRGILSFELGSDGSGGKHLYQTEEDVIFMNGREVFKFAVRQMGESSVNVIEKAGLKKEDVDFLVPHQANIRIMESARERLNLPIEKMSKTVHKYGNTSAASIPISIVEELEEGKINDDDVIVMVGFGGGLTWGAIALRWGR; encoded by the coding sequence ATGAATGCTGGTATTCTTGGGATTGCTAAATATGTACCTGAAACGGTTGTAACTAATGTAGATTTAGAAAAAAGAATGGATACATCAGATGAGTGGATTCGTACAAGAACAGGTATAGAGCAAAGAAGAATAGCTGAAAAAAGCATAGATACATCTGATATGGCTTATTTTGCTGCTAAACAAGCAATTGAAAATGCGAACTTAACAGCTGAAGATATAGACATGATCTTAGTAGCAACTGTAACTCCCGACCAGCCATTTCCATCAGTTGCCTGTATGCTTCAAGATAAATTAGGGGCAAAAAAGGTGGCCGCGATGGATATAAGTGCAGCCTGTGCTGGGTTTATGTATGGTATGGTTACAGCAAAGCAATTTATTGAAACGGGTACATATAAGCACGTGTTAGTAGTTGGAGTGGAAAAGCTTTCAAAAATTACAGACTGGAACGATAGAAATACTGCTGTATTATTTGGTGATGGTGCCGGTGCGGCAGTGTTAGGACCTGTATCAGGTGATCGAGGAATACTTTCATTCGAACTTGGTAGTGATGGGTCTGGTGGGAAACATTTATATCAAACTGAAGAAGATGTTATCTTTATGAACGGTCGTGAGGTATTCAAATTTGCTGTTCGTCAAATGGGTGAATCAAGTGTTAATGTTATTGAAAAAGCAGGCTTGAAAAAGGAAGATGTTGACTTTCTAGTTCCACATCAGGCTAACATACGGATTATGGAATCAGCTCGTGAGCGTTTAAATCTTCCTATTGAAAAAATGTCTAAAACAGTTCATAAATATGGTAATACATCAGCGGCATCTATTCCAATTTCTATCGTTGAAGAATTAGAAGAAGGAAAAATAAACGACGATGACGTAATAGTTATGGTAGGCTTTGGTGGTGGTTTAACATGGGGAGCCATTGCACTTCGCTGGGGACGTTAA
- a CDS encoding NAD(P)-dependent oxidoreductase, with product MNSALVVGCFNFVGFHLVEHMLERGIEVTGVFDKVHSPNDWSDKELAIGRNANFETIDLGSLNVTDLAKFDVVYYTLIDPNQHVDKTALSLYQTITTELLASLLSFCRKSNTPVFLISSYDVFNENDEVVSTKSIPNPSTLIGRLHLLEERLLLDLKKALGGIATIVRVPTAFGPWQPQTMVYQQIIDGEEIVIKENRRDMMYVRDLAETLYMLYYQETNEAIIHVISGKKNQWDKGFSLLSRSKPTPYIGKVLYEDAYTGVTVTTMEQGISEQLKHSYAKKL from the coding sequence GTGAATTCTGCTTTAGTAGTTGGATGCTTTAATTTTGTAGGATTCCATCTCGTTGAGCATATGTTAGAAAGAGGTATTGAGGTTACTGGTGTGTTTGACAAAGTTCATTCCCCTAATGATTGGTCTGACAAGGAACTAGCAATAGGACGAAATGCAAACTTTGAAACTATAGATTTAGGAAGTCTCAACGTAACAGATTTAGCAAAATTTGATGTTGTATATTATACGTTAATTGATCCAAATCAACATGTTGATAAAACAGCATTATCACTATATCAAACTATTACAACAGAATTGTTAGCTTCCTTACTATCTTTCTGTCGTAAGTCGAATACGCCTGTTTTTTTAATTTCATCGTATGATGTGTTTAATGAAAATGATGAGGTTGTTTCGACAAAATCAATTCCTAATCCGTCAACTTTAATTGGACGACTTCATCTTCTTGAGGAAAGACTACTACTTGATCTAAAAAAAGCTTTAGGTGGTATTGCTACAATAGTAAGGGTGCCTACAGCTTTTGGGCCGTGGCAGCCGCAAACTATGGTATACCAACAAATAATTGATGGTGAAGAAATTGTAATTAAAGAAAATCGACGAGATATGATGTATGTGCGAGACCTTGCTGAAACACTGTATATGCTATATTACCAAGAAACGAATGAGGCAATCATTCATGTTATTTCTGGAAAAAAGAATCAGTGGGATAAAGGTTTTTCTTTACTATCGCGTAGCAAGCCGACACCTTATATCGGGAAGGTGTTATATGAAGATGCCTACACCGGCGTCACTGTCACTACTATGGAGCAAGGGATATCTGAACAGCTTAAGCATAGCTATGCCAAAAAATTATAG
- the opp4C gene encoding oligopeptide ABC transporter permease — MSQVNTPVDSNEVLLAGIKEKPDTLFKIMVRKFFKNKLAVIGLVMLVTIILSAIFAPILTPYELDKVVLTKKLLPPSAEHWLGTDKFGRDVMTRLLYGGQISLLVGFASVLGSITIGAILGSIAGYFGGIIDAIIMRFVDIMLSIPSIFLLITIVTLFQPGVDKLIMIFALTSWMGTARLVRGEFLSLRSREFVLAARTIGTRSSRIIFSHILPNAMGPIIVSATLQVGGIILSEAALSYLGLGIQPPTPSWGNMLQDAQNYTIMLKAPWYPIAPGLMILITVLSFNFVGDGLRDALDPKVNE, encoded by the coding sequence ATGTCACAAGTTAATACACCAGTTGATTCAAATGAAGTGTTACTGGCTGGTATAAAGGAAAAGCCAGATACACTATTTAAAATAATGGTGCGCAAGTTTTTCAAAAATAAACTTGCTGTTATCGGTTTAGTTATGTTAGTTACTATTATTTTGAGTGCTATATTTGCACCGATTTTAACACCATATGAGCTTGACAAAGTAGTCTTAACAAAAAAATTGCTACCACCAAGTGCTGAGCACTGGTTAGGTACAGATAAATTTGGTCGTGATGTAATGACACGTCTATTATATGGTGGCCAGATTTCATTATTAGTTGGTTTTGCATCTGTATTGGGTTCCATTACAATCGGCGCCATTTTAGGTTCGATAGCTGGATATTTTGGTGGTATTATTGATGCAATTATTATGCGTTTCGTAGATATTATGCTTTCTATTCCATCTATTTTCTTGCTTATTACTATCGTTACATTATTCCAACCAGGTGTTGATAAGCTTATCATGATTTTCGCTTTGACAAGCTGGATGGGAACGGCACGCTTAGTCCGTGGTGAGTTCTTATCACTGCGATCTCGGGAGTTTGTTCTAGCTGCTCGTACGATTGGTACTCGTAGCTCAAGAATCATCTTCTCGCATATTTTACCGAATGCAATGGGGCCAATTATCGTATCGGCAACATTACAAGTAGGGGGAATTATCTTATCTGAGGCAGCGTTAAGTTATCTTGGATTAGGTATTCAGCCACCAACACCAAGTTGGGGAAATATGCTGCAAGATGCTCAAAACTATACGATTATGTTAAAAGCACCATGGTATCCAATTGCTCCTGGTCTAATGATTTTAATCACTGTTTTAAGCTTTAACTTTGTTGGTGACGGTTTGCGTGACGCATTGGATCCGAAAGTTAACGAATAG
- the fabF gene encoding beta-ketoacyl-ACP synthase II — MSKHRVVVTGLGTVSPLGLDTKTTWDNIVKGVNGVGPLTRVDAEQYPVKVAAEMKDFDPEKYMDRKEARKMDRFTQYAMAASFMAVEDAKLEITDTNAHRVGVWIGSGIGGMETFENQYDTFKEKGYRRVSPFFVPMIIPDMAAGQVSISLGAKGINSCTVTACATGTNSIGDAFKVIERGDADVMITGGAEAPLTKMSFAGFCAAKALSLNSDPSTASRPFDKNRDGFVMGEGAGILVLESLEHALARGANIYAEVVGYGATGDAYHITAPAPGGEGGARAMRQAIEDAGLKPDNIDYINAHGTSTEYNDKFETLAIKEVFGDHAYKLAVSSTKSMTGHLLGAAGGVEAIFSILAICDSILPPTINYSEPDPDCDLDYVPNKARKQEVNVALSNSLGFGGHNATLIFKKYK, encoded by the coding sequence ATGAGTAAACATAGAGTAGTAGTAACAGGATTAGGAACTGTTTCACCGCTTGGTCTTGATACAAAGACAACATGGGATAATATTGTAAAAGGTGTAAATGGAGTCGGTCCATTAACAAGAGTGGACGCTGAACAATATCCAGTTAAAGTAGCAGCAGAGATGAAGGACTTCGACCCTGAGAAATATATGGATCGAAAAGAAGCCCGAAAGATGGATCGTTTCACACAATACGCAATGGCAGCATCTTTCATGGCGGTTGAAGATGCAAAGCTAGAGATTACAGATACAAATGCACATCGTGTTGGTGTTTGGATTGGTTCTGGTATTGGTGGGATGGAAACATTCGAAAATCAATATGATACATTTAAGGAAAAAGGCTATCGTCGTGTCAGTCCGTTCTTTGTGCCGATGATTATTCCTGATATGGCAGCTGGTCAAGTATCTATTTCTTTAGGTGCAAAAGGAATTAATTCTTGTACGGTAACGGCTTGTGCAACAGGAACTAACTCTATCGGTGATGCTTTCAAAGTAATCGAACGTGGAGACGCAGATGTTATGATTACTGGAGGAGCAGAGGCTCCCTTAACAAAAATGTCATTTGCAGGCTTTTGCGCAGCTAAGGCATTATCACTTAATAGTGATCCTTCGACAGCTAGTAGACCTTTTGATAAAAATCGAGATGGATTTGTAATGGGAGAAGGTGCAGGCATTCTTGTATTAGAAAGCTTGGAACATGCTCTTGCACGAGGGGCTAACATATATGCAGAGGTAGTAGGATATGGAGCAACAGGTGATGCCTATCATATTACAGCACCAGCACCAGGTGGAGAAGGTGGCGCACGAGCTATGCGTCAAGCCATTGAAGATGCTGGTTTAAAGCCAGATAATATTGACTATATAAATGCACATGGTACAAGCACAGAATACAATGATAAATTTGAAACTTTAGCCATTAAAGAAGTGTTTGGTGATCATGCATATAAGCTCGCTGTTAGTTCAACAAAATCAATGACAGGACACTTATTAGGAGCTGCTGGTGGGGTCGAAGCCATCTTCTCTATTTTGGCTATTTGCGATAGTATTCTTCCACCGACGATAAACTATTCTGAGCCAGACCCAGATTGTGACCTGGATTATGTACCAAACAAAGCACGAAAGCAAGAAGTGAATGTAGCTTTATCCAACTCACTAGGCTTTGGCGGTCATAATGCAACTTTGATTTTTAAAAAATATAAGTAA
- a CDS encoding ABC transporter ATP-binding protein, producing the protein MSAPLLEIKNLKTYFYRKKKAVPAVDGVDIKIKKGETVALVGESGSGKSITSLSVMKLVPSPGGKIVDGEINFDGKNLVDMSEAEMCKIRGNDISMIFQEPMTSLNPVLTIGEQLTEVLIQHQGMSKNEAKQSAIKMLETVGFSRAAELINDYPHRLSGGMRQRVMIAMAMSCNPKLLIADEPTTALDVTIQAQILELMKDLSKKFDTSILLITHDLGVVSEIAERIVVMYCGQVVEEGSVDDIFDNPMHPYTEGLIGSIPSLDGEITRLQSIEGNVPSPDNLPKGCRFAPRCSKAFDRCWQEIPTLKEMHGARSVRCFLHDEEGAR; encoded by the coding sequence ATGTCAGCACCACTATTGGAAATAAAAAACTTAAAAACCTACTTCTATCGTAAGAAAAAGGCGGTTCCTGCTGTAGACGGCGTTGATATAAAAATAAAAAAGGGTGAAACTGTTGCACTTGTAGGTGAATCAGGTTCAGGTAAAAGTATTACATCCCTTTCGGTCATGAAATTAGTGCCAAGCCCTGGTGGGAAAATAGTTGATGGTGAAATTAACTTTGACGGAAAAAATCTTGTTGACATGTCTGAAGCAGAAATGTGTAAGATTCGTGGAAATGACATTTCAATGATATTCCAAGAGCCAATGACTTCTTTAAATCCTGTTTTAACAATAGGTGAACAATTGACAGAAGTACTTATTCAGCATCAAGGTATGTCAAAGAATGAAGCAAAACAAAGTGCTATAAAGATGCTTGAAACTGTTGGGTTCTCTCGTGCTGCTGAGTTAATTAACGACTACCCGCATCGCCTTTCTGGAGGAATGAGACAGCGTGTTATGATTGCCATGGCAATGAGCTGTAATCCAAAGCTGTTAATAGCCGATGAGCCAACAACTGCATTAGACGTAACAATTCAAGCGCAAATTCTTGAACTAATGAAGGATTTAAGTAAGAAGTTTGATACCTCTATTCTACTTATTACACATGACCTTGGTGTTGTGTCTGAAATAGCAGAACGTATCGTTGTTATGTACTGTGGCCAAGTAGTTGAAGAAGGATCAGTAGATGATATTTTTGATAATCCAATGCATCCATATACTGAAGGGTTAATTGGTTCTATTCCTTCGTTAGATGGAGAGATTACTAGATTACAATCAATTGAAGGTAACGTACCTTCTCCTGATAATTTGCCAAAGGGCTGTCGTTTTGCACCACGCTGCTCTAAAGCATTCGATCGCTGCTGGCAAGAGATCCCAACGCTAAAAGAGATGCACGGCGCCCGTTCAGTCCGCTGCTTTTTACATGATGAGGAGGGGGCACGATAA
- a CDS encoding ABC transporter permease — protein sequence MLTYIIRRCLMAIPLLFGITIISFAIMQAAPGDPTSLLMDPNISPADRAKMLEKYGLNDPVHIQYIKWLGNMVQGDFGDSLIRKGTSVSELISDRMGNTLLLMLVSTILAFLISIPFGVLSARRPYSKIDYTVTVGSFLGLATPNFWLGLILIMFLSVQTGLFPTGGVATLNAPFSIWDRLHHLILPALVLATADMASLTRFTRSSMFEVLKQDYMRTARAKGLRENKVVYKHGLRNGLIPVITIFGLLLPSFIGGSVIVESVFSWPGLGRLFIESAFQRDYPVIMALTVISSVLVVAGNIVADILYAVIDPRIEY from the coding sequence ATGCTAACTTATATCATTCGCAGATGTTTAATGGCCATTCCCCTTCTTTTCGGGATTACAATTATATCATTTGCTATTATGCAAGCAGCTCCCGGCGACCCTACGAGTTTGCTAATGGATCCAAATATCAGCCCTGCTGACCGTGCAAAAATGCTTGAAAAATATGGTTTGAACGACCCGGTTCATATTCAATATATTAAATGGCTAGGTAACATGGTACAAGGTGATTTTGGTGACTCACTAATTCGTAAAGGTACGTCTGTTTCTGAGCTGATTTCAGACCGCATGGGTAACACATTACTATTAATGTTAGTCTCTACTATACTAGCATTTTTAATATCTATACCGTTCGGAGTATTATCTGCAAGGAGACCATATTCGAAAATTGATTATACAGTTACAGTAGGTTCATTTTTAGGATTAGCTACACCTAACTTTTGGCTTGGGCTGATTTTAATTATGTTCTTATCAGTACAAACAGGATTGTTCCCAACTGGGGGAGTGGCAACACTTAACGCACCGTTCAGTATTTGGGACCGTCTTCATCATTTAATTTTGCCAGCACTTGTACTAGCTACAGCAGACATGGCGTCTTTAACGCGCTTTACTCGTTCTAGTATGTTTGAAGTATTAAAGCAAGATTATATGCGAACGGCACGTGCAAAAGGTTTACGTGAGAATAAGGTTGTATATAAGCATGGATTACGAAATGGATTAATTCCTGTTATTACGATCTTTGGACTATTATTACCATCATTTATTGGTGGGTCTGTAATTGTCGAAAGTGTATTCTCATGGCCAGGTCTTGGACGATTATTCATTGAGTCAGCGTTCCAAAGAGATTATCCAGTTATTATGGCTTTAACAGTTATTTCATCTGTTTTAGTTGTTGCTGGTAATATTGTCGCTGATATTTTATATGCCGTTATCGACCCAAGAATTGAGTACTAA